Part of the Mauremys mutica isolate MM-2020 ecotype Southern chromosome 1, ASM2049712v1, whole genome shotgun sequence genome is shown below.
TATATATAGTATTTActgtttaaatcatttttttccaTATACTATTTTTGACAAATGATGTTTGAATTTAATTTTCCCTGCTTGTTCCAGGTTGCTGTGCTCATTGTTCATCCCTGGATTGTTCCTAAGTGGAGCTTTATGTCTCTGTTTGGTTGTACTACTGTGGGGAGTACGGCTGTGGCTACAACAAAGGAAAAATCAGTTGGCCTCAACAGGAAAAGATGGGAAACATCAGTTGGTTGTTGCATTTTTCCATCCATATTGCAATGCAggtggtggaggggagagagTCTTGTGGTGTGCCATAAGAGCACTGCAGAAAAAGTAAGTGCACGTGCTTAGCAAAGTGCAAGTTTATATTGCAGTCTGATTTTTCCTGATACTTTTTATGGTATTATCTATCCAGTTTTTGGCAGCCCATATATTTAAGTAGACCACATCTAATCCAAACAGTTTCCTGGGGCATTCAAACCCTGCATCTAAAACCTCTTTACTCTTTTGACACATCCattggtctacactacactcTTTCTCCTTTTTACTTTTGGTTTGCACTAGAAGGACCAGTTCTGCAGTCTTGAAATTTCGTCTTCTGAGTGGGAATATCCTGCCCTGCAAGTTGAATTCTACTAAATAACAACATGGGTTCTTTTAATTAGCCAAAAACAACCCCATGTTTTTGTAGATCAAAGAATCTTAAGGTTCCAGAAATgcggttttaaaaaaaaattaaaaatctggtTCAGTTAAACCAAAACCAGTCTTGTGTAAGGCCAGTGTGTTTAAGACCAAGGCTAAAAGTTTGTTCTCACTTCTGGTAATTTTGAGACGGAAATAAGTTTGTTGCATAAATCGTGACAAATTGTTATAGAAAAATTTGTGAAAGTCTTCTTTACTGTACTCTTTCAGGTACAAAGATGCAATATATGTTGTCTATACTGGCGATAAAGATGTCACTGGAGAACAGATTGTAGAAAGTGCTTTCAGAAGATTCAACATCAAATTAACTCATCCTGTGAAGTTTGTGTTTCTAGAAAAACGTTACCTTGTGGAGGCCTCTCTTTACCCCCACTTCACTTTGCTGGGTCAAAGCTTAGGGTCTGTGTTTCTTGGTTGGGAAGCTCTTATGAAGTGTGTTCCTGATGTTTACATTGACTCAATGGGTTATGCCTTCACACTGCCTCTGTTTAAGTACTTAGGAGGTTGCCGTGTTGGGTGTTATGTTCATTATCCAACTATCAGCACTGACATGCTTTCTATGGTTAGGAGTCAGAATGCCAGATTTAACAATGCAGCCTTCATTACAAGGAATCCCCTTCTCAGCAAACTCAAACTTGTCTATTACTACTTGTTTGCTTTTGTATATGGATTGGTTGGTTCTCGCAGTGATGTCATTATGGTTAATTCTTCATGGACCCTAAATCACATTCTTTCCCTCTGGAGAGCTGGTGCTTGTACAAGTGTTGTGTATCCACCTTGTGATGTTCAGACATTCTTGGATATTCCATTACATGAAGAAAAGAGCACCACAGAATATTCCATTGTCTCGCTAGGACAGTTTAGGCCCGAGAAGGACCATCCTTTGCAAATCAGAGCCTTTGCTAAATTCTTGGAAAAGACAGCTCTGGGGCAGCAGTCCTTGCCAAAGCTCATCCTGATTGGAGGCTGTCGTAACCAACAAGATGAGCAGCGTGTAAACAGACTTAAAAAGCTTTGTGAAGAGCTAGGGGTTGACAAAAAGGTGGAGTTCAAAGTAAACATTCCATTTGAGGAGCTAAAGCAGTACCTGGCAGATGCAATTATCGGTCTGCACACCATGTGGAATGAGCACTTTGGAATTGGTGAGTACTTTTCCTTGACCTTAAGCACCTTAAGGCTCTGAATTCAGCTGGGGGAGGGTAGGGTAGGGGAGGGGAGCTTGCTTTATGAACATGAATGAGGTACAGAAATAGGGACTTGCTTACTTTTCCCATTTGTGGAATGGGGTAAGACCGACCATACCTCTCTGGTATGCATGCAGGATGAGACAAGCTTGCATCCTAATGGATGGACTGATTACATCAATTTCAGCTTCCGGAAAGCCACAGCCAAGTAATCAGCCATTACTAAACTACAGTTAACAAAAGTAGCAACAGAAGTGACTTAAGCTGTACAGGACCGTGATGTAAGTAAAGCCTGTTCAGTCAGTTCGGAAGCATACTCTCTaactcaggcctgcacaacatgtggcccgcgtgggctcactgtgcggcccgcgggggggaggggtgagtaggcaagcggcgagtgagggaggggggctgaggaggcgggcagtggcaggggggcaggtgagccggcggctGGCCTCAGCTCACCgccgctctgcctcctccgctgaacGCTCCGCCCGCTTCTCCCCCTCTCTCCGCAAATCAGCTATTCGCGCAGGAAGCCGGGGAGGGCAGAGAAGCAAGTGGTGGCTTCATGCTCAGGCCCAGCAaggcggagccagggcaggggggccGCTGCGCCacagcaggtaacccgggggggggggcaggggaaccgctccctgccctagctcacctctgctctacctctgcctccctgggcctgagcgtgGAGccgctgcttgcttctcagccctcccaggcttcccgtgtgaacagctgattcgcgggaagtggggggggctgcgagctcggcctgacccggtgctccagGTGTTGCATGGCGGCGGCATGGCCTGGCTCCAGTTGAGCAgtgcggctgtagcgccgccagccacctccaggcagcacggtaagggggcagggagcggggaggttggatggggggcagggagtgggaggagggttggatagggtgggggagtggataggggtcgcggcagtcagagggtggggaactggggggttgaataggggcaagggtcctcggggggggccgtcaggaaggagggggagagtggatggggtggcagagggcagtcaggggcaggggttccaggggcaggcaggggacagagagaaggggtggttggatggggcaggggtcctgaggggccatcaggaatgagaggaggggttggatggggtggcagggggtagtcaggggacagggaattggggtggatggggcaggggggtgggggcaggccatgacccccttgtggggtgaggagggaaccggttaagattttggcagctcaacACTGGCcaagggggtgggaggctgaggaggtgagcgggtgggcagtggcgggggggggtgagtatgtgagctgggcgggggggggactggCTCAGAAAGCGAGTGGGGGGGCAAGTGAgccgggggagtgggggtctgGGGAGGCGAGCGGGCAGGcgggcaggtgagctggcaggcACGGGGGAGGGCTGAGGAGGCAAATGGGCAGGcagtagcgggggggggggcagatgagctggcagtgggggagggggggtgagtatgtgagctggggggtggggactggcTCAGAAAGCGAGTGGGGGGGCAAGTGAgccgggggagtgggggtctgGGGAGGCGAgcgggcaggtgagctggcggcggggggggagggctgaggAGGCAAATGGGCAGGcagtagcgggggggggggggagatgagccggcagagggggagggggggctgtggaGGCGAGCCGGGGGCGTGGCGGGCTTaggaggcgagcgaggagtcagtggctgacctgttctactgatctggtctggctcccatcccctctccaagggtcgcagctgtctggaggtgctgccttccacggtcacacctcattcattcaacagggcagttgattacaaagtggggggaagatcttactctacttctagcaaaaagacatttttcttttaccttaattatataccccgattggggtgacgggcatgagtgagtgagtgacactaccttaggggctcgctataacatattaccaaagTTCAGTACCGCTGTTTCAGcggggcggcactggggaaggagggcttTTTTCCGCGAGGCGGACGGTGCTTGGGGGGGGTGTTTTGGCAGGGgaggctgggcagtgctggggcggagttcggccctcagctgttttctttggagtaatatggccctcgccgctttacgagttgtgcaggcctgctctagctGATAGTTTTCCTCCTATATAGCATCTTGATTGCTTTTGTTACTTTCTTCATTCTCTTGCTTCGCACCTCCCCCaagccttccccctgccccccaatatCTACTTTGTTTCCACCTGTGAGAATCTGTTTGTTGTCTTCCATTCTGAGCTTTTTCCCATTTCCTGCTACTTCCTATTGGAtttttccctttactaaaactgctGAGACTTTTCAGTCTTGCTCCCATTTTGCTGCGGTAAAGGGATAAACATTGGCAACAGTGTCAATTGTAACATAGTTAGCTGATTTCTCTTATGATTGTGCAGTGATcaaaaatgttttcttctgtGTTCTGGTCCAGGCTCAGTGCTTAGAAGTACCTTCAATACCAGTACATTTTTGTAATGGTCCCTTGAGGAATTCTAGTCATGTCAGATCACAAGA
Proteins encoded:
- the ALG11 gene encoding GDP-Man:Man(3)GlcNAc(2)-PP-Dol alpha-1,2-mannosyltransferase, encoding MAAGGLCLCSLVRLLCSLFIPGLFLSGALCLCLVVLLWGVRLWLQQRKNQLASTGKDGKHQLVVAFFHPYCNAGGGGERVLWCAIRALQKKYKDAIYVVYTGDKDVTGEQIVESAFRRFNIKLTHPVKFVFLEKRYLVEASLYPHFTLLGQSLGSVFLGWEALMKCVPDVYIDSMGYAFTLPLFKYLGGCRVGCYVHYPTISTDMLSMVRSQNARFNNAAFITRNPLLSKLKLVYYYLFAFVYGLVGSRSDVIMVNSSWTLNHILSLWRAGACTSVVYPPCDVQTFLDIPLHEEKSTTEYSIVSLGQFRPEKDHPLQIRAFAKFLEKTALGQQSLPKLILIGGCRNQQDEQRVNRLKKLCEELGVDKKVEFKVNIPFEELKQYLADAIIGLHTMWNEHFGIGIVECMAAGTIILAHNSGGPKLDIVVPYEGRITGFLAENEDDYSETMAQILSLSPEKRLEIRQNARQSVNRFADQEFEGAFLLSVEPLFK